The window TTGTTGGTCTAATTGTAGGATATTTTGTCCGAAAATCAACCCACGAAAAAGAACTGGCTGGTGCTAGAAACACTGCAACTGGAATTTTGGAGGAAGCAAGAAGAGAAGCAGAAACCTTAAAAAAAGAAGCTTTGTTAGAAGCGAAGGATGAGAATCACAGATATCGAACTGAAATTGAAATGGAGCTTAAAGAAAGAAGAAGCGAGATTCTAAAGCAAGAAAATCGTTTACTTCAACGTGAAGAGAACCTAGATCGTAAAGATGATGGGTTAGAAAAACGTGAACGTACTCTTGAAGCAAAAGAAGAAAAATTAAGTTCAAGACAACAACTAATTGATAATCAAGAGAAAAAAGCAACGGCATTAGTTGAAGAACAACAGCTTGAATTAGAACGGGTTGCCGCTCTTTCTCGAGAAGATGCAAAAGATATCATTGTGAAAGAAACACAAGAAGATCTTTCTCATGAATTAGCTGTGATGGTTAAAGAATCAGAACAACGAGCTAAGGAAGAGGCTGATCGTAAAGCTAAGAATTTAATTTCATTAGCGATTCAACGCTGTGCTGCTGATCAGGTTTCGGAAACAACAGTATCTGTTGTAACTTTACCAAGTGATGAGATGAAAGGTCGTATTATTGGACGTGAAGGCCGTAATATCCGCACACTAGAAACGTTAACTGGAATTGACTTAATTATTGACGATACGCCAGAAGCAGTCATTTTGAGTGGTTTTGATCCAATTCGTCGTGAGATTGCTAGAATGACGCTTGAAAAATTAATTCAAGATGGTCGTATTCATCCAGCTCGAATTGAAGAAATGGTGGAAAAATCAAGAAAAGAAATGGATGAACGCATTCGTGAAATTGGAGAACAAGCAACATTTGATGTTGGTGTTCATTCATTACATCCAGATTTAATCAAGATTTTAGGTCGTCTACGCTTTAGAACAAGTTATGGTCAAAATGTCTTAAATCATTCAATTGAAGTTGCCAAATTAGCTGGTGTTTTAGCAGCTGAATTAGGTGAAGATGTGACTTTAGCCAAACGTGCAGGTTTATTACACGATATTGGTAAAGCATTGGATCATGAAATTGAAGGATCACATGTGGAGATTGGCGAAGAAATTGCACTTAAGTATAAAGAAAATGCAACTGTCGTTAATGCGATTGCGTCTCATCACGGAGATACAGAAGCTACTTCAGTTATCTCAGTATTGGTTGCAGCAGCAGATGCCCTATCTGCAGCAAGACCAGGAGCAAGAAGTGAATCGTTAGAGAATTATATTCGTCGTCTTGAAAAGCTAGAAGGAATTTCTAATAGCTTTAGCGGAGTAGAACGTAGTTTTGCAATCCAAGCTGGACGTGAAGTTCGGATTATGGTTCAGCCTGAAGTAATTGATGATTTGTCAGCTATTACTTTAGCACGAGATATTAGAAAACGTATTGAAGATGAACTGGACTACCCAGGACATATTAAAGTAACTGTTATTCGTGAGACAAGAGCCGTTGACTATGCGAAGTAAATAGTAATTCTAAAAATCCTTATTAAAGCATATCGCTTTAATGAGGATTTTTTGTAGATTTCTTAAAAAAACAGCTGAGCTTTTTGAGATGACTTTCAATTTTATCAAAATATTGTTAAAATAGAGAGAATGGATAAATAGAGAAGAGGCAAAAAAATGAGATTATTATTTGTTGGAGATGTTGTAGGTTCAATGGGACGTGAGATGGTTCATGAATATCTTCCAAAATTAAAACGTAAATATCGTCCTCAAGTGACGATTTTAAATGGTGAAAATGCGGCATCAGGTCGTGGAATCACAGAAAAAATATATAAAGGTTTTTTGCAAGATGGTGTTGATATTGTAACGATGGGAAATCATACATGGGATAATCGTGAAATTTTTGAATTTATTGACGATGCAAAAAAAATGATTCGTCCTGCCAATTATCCTGAAGATACAACTCCCGGTAAAGGAATGGCCTTTATTAAGGTTAATACTCTAGAGTTAGCCGTGATTAATTTACATGGTCGGGTTTTTATGGCTGATTTAGATGATCCTTTTCGTAAAATTGAAGATTTAGTTGAAGAAGCTAGACAACGGACTCCACTTATTTTTGTTGATTTCCATGCAGAAACAACTAGTGAAAAACAAGCTATGGGTTGGTTTTTAGATGGTCAGGTTTCAGCAGTTGTTGGAACCCACACACATGTTCAAACAAGTGATTCCCGCATTTTACCACAAGGAACAGCTTATTTAACGGATGTTGGAATGACAGGTCCTTACGATGAAATTTTAGGAATGACTAAGGAACAAGTGATTAACCGCTTTTTAACACAGATGCCAACGCGTTTTGAAGTGCCAAAAACAGGACGTAAGATTCTATCTGCATGTTATATTGAATTAGATGATGTGACGGGTGCGGCTAAAAAAATTGAACCTATTTTAATTAATGAAGATCATCCTTTTGGAGGAGATTTTGAATGAAACCTAGTGAAGAATCGCAACTAGACGCGGTGACAAAACATCAATTAGACCGCTTAATTGAACGTCTGGAAGCTAATGAAGTGATTCAAAATTATCAATTAATTGAAGAAAAAGCGCAAAATCATCCACGATTAAATCAATTAATTGCTGAGATTAAAGTGAAGCAAAAAGAGGCTGTTGCCTTTAATCATTATGGTAAGCCAGAGGCTGAAAAAACTGCTAGTCAGGAAGCCGCTGATTTAACCAATGAATTTAATCAGCATATTGTGGTGACTAGCTATCAAGATGCGTTGGTTGAAGCGAATGATTTATTGCAACATTTAGTTGGTACTGTTCAAGAGGAATTAGTGGATCAAATTACTGACAAACTTGAACAAAGTCGTGAAGAATAAGCAATTTTTATTGTAACTAGTTGTAACAGGAGGAATGTGAGAAAGATGCCACAAAAAACAAAAAATACACCCATGATGGAACAATATTTAGCGATTAAAGCTCAATATCCAGATGCTTTTTTATTTTATCGCTTAGGTGATTTTTATGAAATGTTCTATGATGATGCGATTCAAGCTACTCAATTATTAGAAATTACATTGACAAGCCGGAATCGTAATGCGGATGAACCTATTCCAATGTGTGGTGTACCTTATCATGCTGCTCGAGGTTATATTGATATTTTAGTTGAAAAAGGCTATAAAGTAGCTATTTGTGAACAGGTAGAAGACCCAAAAACAGCTAAAGGTATGGTGAAACGTGAAGTTGTTCAATTAGTCACACCAGGAACAGCTGTTGAAACAAAAAATTTAGATGCAAAAACCAATAATTATTTATCAGCATTAATGATGCAAAGTCCAACGCAGTTTGATTTGGCATATGTTGATTTAAGTACAGGGGAGTTAAAAGCAACTCAATTAACTTCTTTGGAAGATGTAATTAATGAACTTTCTGGAATTCAAACAAAAGAAATTGTCTTTAATCGTTTAGATGAAGATGAAGCGCTACAAATGGATTTAAAAAATAAATTAGGTGTGATGATTTCCTATCAACAAGAAATTTTGGAAAATGCCGAATTTTCTTATTTAACAAGTGAGATAGAAAACGTAGCTGTGTTGCCAGTTTTAAAGGTTTTACTGTCTTATTTAAGTGTGACACAAAAGAGAAGTTTAGCTCATATTCAAAAAGCTGAGTTATACATTCCAGCCCATTTTTTAAAGATGGATCATTATTCTAAATATAATCTTGAATTAAGTTCATCAATTCGCAATGGTCAAAAAAAAGGAACTCTTTTATGGCTATTAGATGAAACGAAAACGGCTATGGGAGGGCGTTTATTAAAACAATGGATTGATCGTCCTCTGATTCAAGAACAAAAAATTAAATCGCGTCAAGCAATTGTGGAGAGCTTAATGAATCATTTCTTTGAACGAACTGATTTGAATGAGGCATTAACAAGAGTGTACGATTTAGAACGTTTAGCAGGTCGGGTAGCTTTTGGAAATGTTAACGGGCGAGATTTAATTCAATTGAAAACGTCTTTATTACAAATCCCACAATTAATTGATATTATTGCAATTATTAATGATACTGAATGGGACCAATTATTAACAGCGTTAGATCCAGTTCCAGAGGTTGTTGAGTTAATTCAATTGGCGATTGATGAAGAGGCTCCACTTTCCTTAAAAGATGGTGGTGTGATCAAAGATGGCTATAATGAGCGTCTAGACCAATACCGTGATGCGATGCGTAATGGCAAACAATGGATGGCACAATTAGAAGCGGAAGAACGTGAAAAAACTGGAATTAAAGGCTTGAAAATTGGTTATAACCGTGTTTTTGGTTACTATATCGAAATTACAAAGTCTAATTTAGCTAATTTGCCAGAAGGAACGTATGAACGCAAACAAACTTTGGCGAATGCCGAACGGTTTATTACGCCAGTTTTAAAAGAGAAAGAAATTTTAATTTTAGAAGCTGAAGAGAAGTCGATGGCTTTAGAATATGAATTATTCACTGAAGTTCGTGAAACAGTGAAAAGCTATATTGAACGTTTGCAACATTTAGCAAAAACAGTGGCAACAATTGATGTCTTGCAAAGTTTTTCCGTTGTCAGTGAAAAATATCATTTTATTAAACCCACAATGACAGCTGGAGCGCATGAAATTAAGTTACTTGAAGGTCGTCATCCAGTTGTTGAAAAAGTACTTGGTCAACAGAGTTATGTACCCAACAGTGTTGAAATGGATCTTGCAACAGATATTTTATTAATTACTGGACCGAATATGTCAGGGAAAAGTACCTATATGCGTCAATTGGCGCTAACTGTTATCATGGCACAGATGGGCTGCTTTGTTCCTGCAGAATCAGCAGATTTACCCATTTTTGATCAAATTTTCACTCGAATTGGTGCGGCAGATGATTTGATTTCTGGGCAAAGTACGTTTATGGTAGAAATGATGGAAGCAAATCAAGCTTTACGTCATGCAACAGACCGTAGTTTAATTTTATTTGATGAAATTGGACGAGGAACTGCAACGTATGATGGGATGGCATTAGCTGAGGCAATTATTGAATACATTCATCAAAATGTTCATGCTAAGACGTTATTTTCTACCCATTACCATGAATTGACAGTTTTAGAAGATAGCCTTAAAGGGTTAGAAAATATTCATGTTGGAGCAGTTGAAGAAGATGGAGAGGTTGTCTTTTTACACAAGATGATGCCGGGACCAGCTGATAAAAGTTATGGGATTCATGTGGCAAAATTAGCTGGATTACCTGAGGAGTTATTGGAACGCGCTGCAACTATTCTTGAAAAACTTGAACAGCAAGATACCGTGGTTTTAGACTATCAACCAACTTATGCAGTAGCAAGTAAAGAAGAAAGTGCTACTGCAGGATCTAAAGCAGTTGAGATGGTGGATAAGGTGGAGGAATCAGAAGGACAGATCTCTTTATTTGATGCCATCAATCCAAATGAAGCAGAAGTAATTGACGCAATTCATCAAATGAATTTAATGGCAATGACTCCGTTGGATGCCATCAACTTATTAAATCAATTGAAGCAAAAACTAGAAAATTAATAAATTAAACAGTTTGAAGATAGCTAAGAGCGCGGGTTCTTAGCTTTTCTGTCAGAAAGGAGTTTTAAAATGGCAAAAATCATTGAATTATCTGAGAAATTAGCTAATCAAATTGCTGCTGGTGAAGTAGTAGAGCGCCCAGCTTCAGTCGTCAAAGAGCTTATTGAAAATGCAATTGATGCTGGCAGCACACAAATTGATATTTTGATTGAAGAAGCTGGCTTAAAAAAAATTCAGATTATTGATAATGGTGCAGGAATTGCATCCGATGATGTTAAAAATGCCTTTAAACGTCATGCCACAAGTAAAATTCATTCACGAGATGATTTATTTAGAATTCGCACGTTAGGTTTTCGTGGTGAAGCCTTACCTAGTATTGCTTCGGTTTCTGAGATTAAACTAGAAACAGCAACTGGAATGGGTGCCGGGAGTTATTTGGCACTTAAAGGTGGCGATATTGTGGAAGAACGTGGGCATTCGGCTCGTAAAGGAACAAGTATTACTGTTGAGAATTTATTTTTTAATACACCTGCTCGTCTAAAATATGTCAAAACCATTCAGACGGAGTTAGCCACTATTGGAGATATCGTCAATCGCTTGGCTATGAGCAACACTGAGATTGCTTTTCGATTAGTACACGATGGCAATCAATTGTTACGAACATCAGGAAATGGTGATTTAAAGCAAACTTTAGCTGGTATTTATGGTGTTTCAGTAGCGAAAAAAATGCGTGAAATCACAAAAGAAGATTTGGACTTTAAACTTTCTGGTTATATTTCACTGCCTGAACTAACACGAGCAAGTCGTAATTATATGTCGATTATGATTAATGGTCGGTATATTAAGAATTATTTGCTGAATAAAGCCATTGTTTCTGGCTATCGCTCTAAACTAATGGTTGGGCGTTATCCAATTGTATGTTTATCGATTCAAATGGATCCTTTATTGGTAGATGTCAATGTGCATCCAACTAAACAAGAAGTCCGAATTAGTAAAGAAAAAGAATTGATGGCTTTAATTGAAGCTGCGATTCATGAGTGTTTAAGTCAAGAGCAGTTGATTCCAGAATCGTTAGAAAGTTTTAGTTTTAAGCGCCCTTATGATAAAACACGTTTTCAATCAGAACAAACGAAAATTAATTTAGATCGACCTACTGAAAAGATTGATTTAGTTCAAAATAAAGAACAATCTCCTAAATTTGATCAAGAAAATCTTCAGATAAGCGAAGAAGATAAATTTAAAACAATTCCTTTTAAATCAATTCCAACTTCTAATTCAAGTTGGCGTGAAGAAACGCCCTTTGAACGTGGAATTGGCTATAACGCTAGTGAAGGTGAGTTATATTTAAAGAAAGATCAGATTGAAGAAGAATTTCCAACGGAGCCGTATCAAGTAGAGTCAGCTAAAGAATCCCAATCTGCTAGCGAATTTATGGAGCAAAGCTCTAGTGAACTGCTTGAGTTACATGAGGAGTCTTTTGTAAAAACAGCTGAAAAATTAATGAAGCAAGAAGCAAAATTAGCGAATAAAGAAATGGCTCATTTGCCAGCTTTAGAATATATTGGGCAGATGCATGGCACGTATTTATTTGCTCAAAATGAAAATGGTCTGTATATTTTAGATCAACATGCGGCGCAAGAACGAATTAAATATGAATATTTCCGTAAAAAAATTGGAGACGTTAGTCGTGATTTACAGGATTTATTAGTTCCAATTATGCTAGATTATCCGAATAGTGATGCAATTAAAATCAAAGAAAATAATGAGGCATTGGAAGAAATTGGTATATTTTTAGAACCTTTTGGACAAAATAGTTTCTTGGTTCGGAGTCATCCTGTTTGGTTTAATCGTGGACAAGAGGAAGAGATTATTAAAGAAATGGTGGATTTATTGCTAGAGCATGGTAGCTTAAGTGTTGCAAAATTTCGTGAAGCAACCGCTATTATGATGAGTTGTAAAGGATCAATTAAAGCCAATCATCATTTAAATGCTCAAGAAGCACGAGCTTTATTGGTTGATCTAGGTAAAACAGAAAATCCTTATAATTGTCCTCATGGTCGTCCAGTACTAATTCATTTTACCAATAAAGATATGGAACGAATGTTTAAACGGATTCAAGATCCCCATTAATGAATCAAGTTAAAGTGAGGTTAGAACCAATGGAATTAATTTTAGCATCAGGCTCTCCTAGACGTAGGGAGCTATTAGCACGGATTACCCCTGATTTTAAGGTAGTCATTTCAGATGTGGATGAAACGATTGATGAAACACTACCTGGCACAGAAATTGTTGCCGAATTAGCAAAACGTAAAGCACAAGTTGTTGCACAAGACTATCCAACGGATTTAGTTATTGGCAGCGATACGATTGTTTATTTAGATGGACGAGTTTTAGGAAAACCAGCCGATGAAGCAGAGGCAAAACAAATGTTAGAAGCATTAAGCGGGACAACACATCACGTGTATACGGCAGTGTATTTAACGAATGGTATAACGGAAGAAACTCAGATCAGTGATACAAAAGTGACCTTGCACCCTTTAACAGCCAAGGAAATTGCTGATTATGTGGATTCTGGTGAGCCGATGGACAAAGCAGGAGCGTATGGAATCCAAGGATTAGGTGCCTTACTGGTGGATGAGATTCAAGGTGATTTTTATGGTGTTGCTGGCTTTCCAATCGCCACCGTGTATCGGATGTTGAAAAAGGTTGGATTTATTAAATAGGTTATTTAAAAGGCAGTTTCATTTTTATGAAACTGCCTTTTTTTACTTTACAAATTAAGATTAATTAGTATAATGGAGATATTAGCTATTTTGCTTTGCAAGATAGTGAAAAAAAGACTAGCTATCTTGCAAAGCAAGTGAGCTGATAAAGGTGATATTATATGGATACTAGCCAGATATTAAAAGGATTACTAGAAGGTTGTATTTTAACAATTATTAAGGAACATGAGACCTATGGATATGAAATGGTGACTAAACTAGAAAGTTATGGACTAGATATGGTCAGTGAAGGAAGTATTTATCCAGTTTTACTAAAATTGCAAAAGCAAAAATATGTTAGTAGTCGTATGTTACCTTCTAATGAGGGGCCAAAACGTAAATACTATTCGATTACACCAGCTGGAAATAATTATTTACAAGAGTTTCAGTTAAAATGGAACAAAATTTCAACAAGCATTAATACAATCTTAGATATGAATTTGGAGGGATGAGAGATGGATTATTTAGAAGAAAATAATCGTTTGAGAAAGCAACTAACTTCTGAGAATGAAAGAGCTTATGGAGATGTTGTTGTTTATTTGCGACTTTCTCATGCTGAGGAGCGGCAAACGGAAGAGTTGCTCCTTGAGATTATAGACCATTTATTAGAAATTCAAAAAAAGGGTGGATCGTATCTTGATTTATTTGGCTCTAATAGTGAACGTTTTTGTGATGAACTACTTGCAAATTTACCAGGAGAAAATAAGTCTGCTTTGTTTAAATTCGGCTTAGTGTTAGTTAGTGTTTCCGTAGTTGTTTGTATGTCGCTATTTTTATCTGATTTTCATTGGTGGAGTATACTCATTCGGATTAGCTATTTACTAGTGGTAGTGATGTTAACGTTTAAAGTATTAAAAAAGTTACTTTTTTTGCCAAAAATGAAAAGTTTGATTTATTCTTGGCTTTTTTTTACAGTAGTCATTGTTTGTTTGGTGGGGATTGAATTTTTTATTGCAACGGTTTGACAAGAAGTAACTAAACTGGCAATAAAATAGATAAATATAGTTTAGTAAGCAACTTCAGCCTCTATTTTTACTTTTTTTGCTATAATAGAATGTAGAAAGAATGAGGTGAGCAGGATGACAAATGAAAACAAAGCGGATTTAAAAAGTAAGTTAAGCGATAT is drawn from Carnobacterium gallinarum DSM 4847 and contains these coding sequences:
- a CDS encoding Maf family protein gives rise to the protein MELILASGSPRRRELLARITPDFKVVISDVDETIDETLPGTEIVAELAKRKAQVVAQDYPTDLVIGSDTIVYLDGRVLGKPADEAEAKQMLEALSGTTHHVYTAVYLTNGITEETQISDTKVTLHPLTAKEIADYVDSGEPMDKAGAYGIQGLGALLVDEIQGDFYGVAGFPIATVYRMLKKVGFIK
- the rny gene encoding ribonuclease Y, which translates into the protein MVYFISVAFAIGTLVVGLIVGYFVRKSTHEKELAGARNTATGILEEARREAETLKKEALLEAKDENHRYRTEIEMELKERRSEILKQENRLLQREENLDRKDDGLEKRERTLEAKEEKLSSRQQLIDNQEKKATALVEEQQLELERVAALSREDAKDIIVKETQEDLSHELAVMVKESEQRAKEEADRKAKNLISLAIQRCAADQVSETTVSVVTLPSDEMKGRIIGREGRNIRTLETLTGIDLIIDDTPEAVILSGFDPIRREIARMTLEKLIQDGRIHPARIEEMVEKSRKEMDERIREIGEQATFDVGVHSLHPDLIKILGRLRFRTSYGQNVLNHSIEVAKLAGVLAAELGEDVTLAKRAGLLHDIGKALDHEIEGSHVEIGEEIALKYKENATVVNAIASHHGDTEATSVISVLVAAADALSAARPGARSESLENYIRRLEKLEGISNSFSGVERSFAIQAGREVRIMVQPEVIDDLSAITLARDIRKRIEDELDYPGHIKVTVIRETRAVDYAK
- a CDS encoding TIGR00282 family metallophosphoesterase, whose amino-acid sequence is MRLLFVGDVVGSMGREMVHEYLPKLKRKYRPQVTILNGENAASGRGITEKIYKGFLQDGVDIVTMGNHTWDNREIFEFIDDAKKMIRPANYPEDTTPGKGMAFIKVNTLELAVINLHGRVFMADLDDPFRKIEDLVEEARQRTPLIFVDFHAETTSEKQAMGWFLDGQVSAVVGTHTHVQTSDSRILPQGTAYLTDVGMTGPYDEILGMTKEQVINRFLTQMPTRFEVPKTGRKILSACYIELDDVTGAAKKIEPILINEDHPFGGDFE
- the mutL gene encoding DNA mismatch repair endonuclease MutL, translated to MAKIIELSEKLANQIAAGEVVERPASVVKELIENAIDAGSTQIDILIEEAGLKKIQIIDNGAGIASDDVKNAFKRHATSKIHSRDDLFRIRTLGFRGEALPSIASVSEIKLETATGMGAGSYLALKGGDIVEERGHSARKGTSITVENLFFNTPARLKYVKTIQTELATIGDIVNRLAMSNTEIAFRLVHDGNQLLRTSGNGDLKQTLAGIYGVSVAKKMREITKEDLDFKLSGYISLPELTRASRNYMSIMINGRYIKNYLLNKAIVSGYRSKLMVGRYPIVCLSIQMDPLLVDVNVHPTKQEVRISKEKELMALIEAAIHECLSQEQLIPESLESFSFKRPYDKTRFQSEQTKINLDRPTEKIDLVQNKEQSPKFDQENLQISEEDKFKTIPFKSIPTSNSSWREETPFERGIGYNASEGELYLKKDQIEEEFPTEPYQVESAKESQSASEFMEQSSSELLELHEESFVKTAEKLMKQEAKLANKEMAHLPALEYIGQMHGTYLFAQNENGLYILDQHAAQERIKYEYFRKKIGDVSRDLQDLLVPIMLDYPNSDAIKIKENNEALEEIGIFLEPFGQNSFLVRSHPVWFNRGQEEEIIKEMVDLLLEHGSLSVAKFREATAIMMSCKGSIKANHHLNAQEARALLVDLGKTENPYNCPHGRPVLIHFTNKDMERMFKRIQDPH
- a CDS encoding PadR family transcriptional regulator, producing MDTSQILKGLLEGCILTIIKEHETYGYEMVTKLESYGLDMVSEGSIYPVLLKLQKQKYVSSRMLPSNEGPKRKYYSITPAGNNYLQEFQLKWNKISTSINTILDMNLEG
- a CDS encoding YlbF family regulator, whose product is MKPSEESQLDAVTKHQLDRLIERLEANEVIQNYQLIEEKAQNHPRLNQLIAEIKVKQKEAVAFNHYGKPEAEKTASQEAADLTNEFNQHIVVTSYQDALVEANDLLQHLVGTVQEELVDQITDKLEQSREE
- the mutS gene encoding DNA mismatch repair protein MutS, which codes for MPQKTKNTPMMEQYLAIKAQYPDAFLFYRLGDFYEMFYDDAIQATQLLEITLTSRNRNADEPIPMCGVPYHAARGYIDILVEKGYKVAICEQVEDPKTAKGMVKREVVQLVTPGTAVETKNLDAKTNNYLSALMMQSPTQFDLAYVDLSTGELKATQLTSLEDVINELSGIQTKEIVFNRLDEDEALQMDLKNKLGVMISYQQEILENAEFSYLTSEIENVAVLPVLKVLLSYLSVTQKRSLAHIQKAELYIPAHFLKMDHYSKYNLELSSSIRNGQKKGTLLWLLDETKTAMGGRLLKQWIDRPLIQEQKIKSRQAIVESLMNHFFERTDLNEALTRVYDLERLAGRVAFGNVNGRDLIQLKTSLLQIPQLIDIIAIINDTEWDQLLTALDPVPEVVELIQLAIDEEAPLSLKDGGVIKDGYNERLDQYRDAMRNGKQWMAQLEAEEREKTGIKGLKIGYNRVFGYYIEITKSNLANLPEGTYERKQTLANAERFITPVLKEKEILILEAEEKSMALEYELFTEVRETVKSYIERLQHLAKTVATIDVLQSFSVVSEKYHFIKPTMTAGAHEIKLLEGRHPVVEKVLGQQSYVPNSVEMDLATDILLITGPNMSGKSTYMRQLALTVIMAQMGCFVPAESADLPIFDQIFTRIGAADDLISGQSTFMVEMMEANQALRHATDRSLILFDEIGRGTATYDGMALAEAIIEYIHQNVHAKTLFSTHYHELTVLEDSLKGLENIHVGAVEEDGEVVFLHKMMPGPADKSYGIHVAKLAGLPEELLERAATILEKLEQQDTVVLDYQPTYAVASKEESATAGSKAVEMVDKVEESEGQISLFDAINPNEAEVIDAIHQMNLMAMTPLDAINLLNQLKQKLEN